The following proteins are encoded in a genomic region of Alnus glutinosa chromosome 8, dhAlnGlut1.1, whole genome shotgun sequence:
- the LOC133875240 gene encoding CBS domain-containing protein CBSX5-like, which produces MAVSLLAHVVSDLCLGKPALRSLTVSATVADALAALKNSDENFISVWDCVHHSAKAGFGDDHGAGSVGDECRCVGKLCMVDVICYLCKDENLLSPSAALKAPVSSVLPKIPGLVIHVEPSLSLLEAIDLILQGAQNLVVPIQTKPSSYSRRKQLQKPSTTGPTIHNGHEFCWLTQEDVIRFLLSSIGLFSPIPALSIDSLGIITNDILAIEYHSPASSAVKAISRSLAEQTSVAVVDSDGCLIGEISPFTLACCDETVAAAIATLSCGDLMAYVDCGGPPEDLVRVVKARLKEKNLEGMLEEFTILSDSGTSLSSPFSSDEESMLSPPRSGRYGRSMSYSARMVRRAEAIVCHPKSSLVAVMIQAIAHRVNYVWVIEDDCSLVGIVTFSDMLKVFREHLDTMG; this is translated from the exons ATGGCAGTGAGCTTGTTGGCGCATGTGGTATCCGACCTCTGTCTCGGCAAGCCAGCCCTGAGGTCCTTGACCGTCTCCGCCACCGTCGCTGACGCCTTGGCCGCCTTGAAAAACTCCGACGAAAACTTCATCAGCGTATGGGACTGTGTCCACCACTCCGCCAAGGCTGGATTTGGTGACGACCACGGCGCCGGCAGCGTTGGCGACGAGTGCCGTTGCGTTGGCAAGCTGTGCATGGTGGACGTGATATGCTATCTTTGCAAGGATGAGAACCTGTTGTCTCCGTCTGCTGCTCTCAAGGCACCTGTCTCTTCGGTCTTGCCAAAGATTCCAGGACTCGTGATTCATGTGGAACCATCTTTGAG CTTACTAGAAGCCATTGATCTCATCCTTCAAGGAGCCCAGAACCTTGTGGTACCAATACAAACAAAACCAAGCAGCTATTCAAGAAGAAAACAGCTCCAAAAGCCCTCAACCACCGGCCCTACCATCCACAACGGCCATGAATTCTGCTGGCTAACTCAAGAGGACGTGATCCGGTTCCTCCTCAGCTCCATCGGCCTGTTCTCCCCAATCCCGGCGCTATCCATCGACAGTCTCGGCATTATCACCAACGACATCTTGGCCATCGAGTATCACTCCCCTGCCTCTTCGGCTGTTAAAGCTATATCGCGCTCCCTCGCAGAGCAAACTTCCGTGGCAGTGGTCGACAGCGACGGATGCCTGATCGGCGAGATCTCACCCTTCACCCTCGCCTGCTGCGACGAGACGGTGGCAGCAGCCATCGCCACCCTGTCCTGCGGCGACCTCATGGCCTACGTGGACTGCGGAGGACCCCCGGAGGACCTTGTCAGGGTCGTGAAGGCCAGGTTGAAGGAAAAGAACTTAGAAGGCATGTTGGAAGAGTTCACCATTCTGTCTGATTCGGGAACTTCATTGTCGTCGCCTTTTTCGTCGGACGAGGAGTCCATGTTATCTCCTCCACGGTCAGGGCGGTATGGCAGGTCAATGAGTTACTCGGCGAGGATGGTAAGAAGGGCAGAGGCCATAGTCTGCCACCCCAAAAGCTCCTTGGTGGCGGTGATGATCCAGGCAATTGCTCACCGCGTGAATTACGTTTGGGTCATTGAGGATGACTGTAGCTTGGTTGGAATCGTCACCTTTTCTGACATGTTGAAGGTTTTCCGGGAACATTTGGACACCATGGGATAG
- the LOC133875255 gene encoding uncharacterized protein LOC133875255, protein MDSDKSSCWRVVMREDRSRVGSSSSASSRERTQTKPPKNAATFGHTELEPDQTRTIRRCCRPLLRPKPTKRETRIPMTSTRSIILCHFSHSSNSWAPKFFLREESNPEAEEEANAEAEVAKSVDFL, encoded by the exons ATGGACTCGGATAAGAGTTCTTGCTGGAGGGTTGTGATGAGAGAGGACAGATCCAGAGTGGGTTCTTCTTCCTCTGCCTCGAGCAGAGAGAGAACTCAAACCAAACCCCCTAAAAATGCTGCAACCTTCGGACATACAGAACTCGAACCTGACCAAACTCGAACAATAAGGCGTTGTTGTCGTCCTCTCCTGAGACCCAAACCCACAAAGCGTGAGACTAGAATCCCCATGACCTCAACTCGATCGATAATTCTCTGCCATTTTTCTCATTCCTCCAATTCATGGGCTCCAAAGTTCTTCctcag AGAAGAATCAAATCCTGAGGCCGAAGAAGAAGCGAATGCGGAAGCAGAGGTGGCTAAGAGTGTTGATTTCCTCTGA